The proteins below are encoded in one region of Aequorivita iocasae:
- the idi gene encoding isopentenyl-diphosphate Delta-isomerase: MEEEKVILVNEKDEKIGLMLKQEAHAKGVLHRAFSVFIFNSKKELMLQQRAVHKYHSPGLWTNTCCSHQRDGESSLDAGKRRLYEEMGFVTGLKETTSFIYKAPFDNGLTEHELDHILVGSFDGTPDINPDEVAAWKWIGLEEVKKDIQVNPEIYTAWFKIIFDKFYQHLLI, from the coding sequence ATGGAAGAAGAAAAGGTAATCCTCGTTAATGAAAAGGATGAGAAAATTGGGTTAATGCTCAAACAGGAAGCCCATGCAAAAGGGGTTCTACACCGGGCATTTTCAGTTTTTATTTTTAATTCAAAAAAGGAACTGATGTTACAACAACGTGCCGTTCATAAATATCATTCTCCAGGGCTTTGGACCAACACTTGCTGCAGCCATCAGCGAGATGGCGAATCTTCGCTGGATGCTGGAAAAAGAAGACTTTATGAAGAAATGGGTTTTGTCACAGGTTTAAAAGAAACAACTTCCTTCATTTATAAAGCACCTTTTGACAATGGTCTCACAGAGCACGAACTGGACCATATTCTTGTGGGAAGCTTTGATGGAACTCCCGATATCAATCCAGACGAAGTAGCAGCGTGGAAATGGATTGGCTTGGAAGAAGTAAAAAAAGATATTCAAGTCAACCCAGAAATTTATACTGCATGGTTTAAAATTATTTTTGATAAATTTTACCAACACTTACTTATATGA
- a CDS encoding 6-pyruvoyl trahydropterin synthase family protein, translating to MSLTVYRKAHFNAAHRLFRKEWDDAKNLEVFGKCSNPHYHGHNYELEVGISGEIDPKTGFLIDLKILSNIIKEEVEDSFDHKNLNIEVPEFKDLNPTVENIAVVIWNKIRMRIDSKYGISVKLYETPRNFVFYNGNQ from the coding sequence ATGAGCCTTACCGTCTATAGAAAAGCACATTTTAACGCCGCCCACAGACTTTTCAGAAAAGAATGGGACGATGCTAAAAACCTTGAAGTGTTTGGGAAATGTAGTAATCCCCATTATCACGGTCATAATTATGAGTTGGAAGTTGGAATTTCTGGGGAAATTGACCCAAAGACAGGCTTTTTGATTGATCTTAAAATTTTAAGTAATATTATTAAAGAAGAAGTTGAAGATTCCTTTGATCACAAAAATTTAAACATAGAAGTCCCCGAATTTAAAGATCTTAATCCCACCGTAGAAAATATAGCTGTTGTGATCTGGAACAAAATCAGGATGCGAATTGATTCAAAATATGGTATTTCAGTGAAACTCTATGAAACGCCACGTAACTTTGTTTTCTATAACGGTAATCAATGA
- a CDS encoding type I phosphomannose isomerase catalytic subunit: MITLPPLYPLKFSPILKEKVWGGNKLQKLFHKTAKGYVGESWEISGVEDSISEIANGPLKGHTLNWILKNYKEKLVGEKVYQEFGNQFPLLFKFIDAREDLSVQVHPDDFLAKERHNSFGKTEMWYILNVENDSKLIVGFNKEINQKQYVHYLSEGKITEILNTIPINKDDAFVLKPGTVHAIGAGVLLAEIQQTSDITYRIYDWDRPDTNGQMRALHTDLALGAIKFNQSNSKIAYSPVKNLPSLISTTDFFTVNKLVLSKNYIRNLKDIPSFTVYMCIEGNAVLKSDDFLEEIKMGETILIPAQLPELKFSTNSASFLEVYIP; encoded by the coding sequence ATGATTACATTACCTCCATTATATCCTTTAAAATTCTCCCCTATACTGAAAGAAAAAGTGTGGGGAGGAAATAAATTACAAAAGCTATTCCACAAAACTGCCAAAGGATATGTGGGAGAAAGTTGGGAGATTTCAGGGGTGGAAGATAGTATTTCTGAAATTGCAAATGGCCCCTTAAAAGGACATACGCTCAATTGGATATTGAAAAATTATAAAGAAAAACTGGTTGGAGAAAAAGTCTATCAAGAATTTGGGAATCAATTTCCATTACTATTCAAGTTTATTGATGCTCGTGAAGATCTTTCCGTTCAAGTTCATCCTGACGATTTTTTAGCTAAAGAAAGGCATAATTCCTTCGGAAAAACTGAAATGTGGTATATCTTGAATGTGGAAAACGACAGCAAGCTTATAGTGGGATTCAATAAAGAGATTAACCAAAAGCAGTATGTTCATTATCTCTCTGAAGGCAAAATTACCGAAATCTTGAATACCATACCAATAAATAAAGATGACGCTTTTGTTTTAAAGCCTGGAACCGTTCATGCCATAGGAGCAGGAGTGCTTTTGGCTGAAATTCAACAAACTTCAGATATCACCTATCGTATTTATGATTGGGATAGGCCCGATACTAATGGCCAAATGCGTGCATTGCATACTGATTTAGCTTTAGGGGCAATTAAGTTTAACCAATCAAACTCCAAAATTGCTTATTCCCCAGTAAAAAATTTACCCAGTCTTATCAGTACAACAGATTTTTTTACCGTAAACAAACTCGTGCTTTCTAAAAATTACATCCGAAACCTAAAAGATATCCCTTCTTTTACCGTATATATGTGCATAGAAGGAAACGCAGTACTGAAATCTGACGATTTTTTAGAAGAAATTAAAATGGGAGAAACTATCCTGATTCCTGCACAATTGCCAGAGCTCAAATTCAGTACCAATTCAGCATCATTTTTAGAAGTGTACATTCCTTAA
- a CDS encoding DUF4369 domain-containing protein: MRYILSLTIIFLTLLSCSTDTETMNLTGTVKGLKKGTLLLQKFEDTVLVTVDSVIVDGNSSFSFSEKVESPEIYYLYVRLKDGSLRDDRITFFAENGELNIETKLENFGSAATVKGSANDSILKEYDKLKQRYVAKNLEYIEQRFKKGKKNNDSSEIDLNRKQQALISSKYLTTINFALNNKDYEVAPYLILSEAYNSNIKYLDTVYNSLAPKIKDSKYGKELESFIVKRKKEDTIL; the protein is encoded by the coding sequence ATGCGCTATATTCTTTCCCTTACCATAATCTTCCTTACGTTGCTAAGTTGTTCCACAGATACGGAAACGATGAATCTTACCGGAACAGTGAAAGGACTTAAAAAGGGCACGTTACTACTACAGAAATTTGAAGACACGGTATTGGTTACCGTAGATTCTGTAATCGTTGACGGAAATTCAAGTTTTTCCTTTTCTGAAAAAGTGGAAAGTCCTGAAATTTATTATTTATATGTAAGGCTTAAAGATGGTAGTCTTCGGGACGACCGAATTACATTTTTTGCTGAAAATGGAGAATTGAATATCGAAACGAAATTGGAAAATTTTGGCAGTGCCGCAACAGTAAAAGGCTCCGCAAACGATAGTATTTTAAAGGAATATGACAAACTGAAGCAACGTTACGTGGCAAAAAATCTTGAATATATTGAACAACGTTTCAAAAAAGGAAAGAAAAATAACGATTCATCAGAAATAGATTTAAACAGAAAACAACAAGCGCTTATATCGAGTAAATATTTAACTACAATCAATTTTGCGCTAAACAATAAAGATTATGAAGTAGCGCCCTACTTGATTTTGAGCGAGGCCTATAATTCAAATATCAAATACTTGGATACTGTCTATAATTCATTGGCGCCAAAAATAAAAGACTCCAAATACGGTAAGGAATTGGAGTCTTTTATTGTAAAGCGTAAAAAGGAAGATACTATACTATAA